A region of Arabidopsis thaliana chromosome 5, partial sequence DNA encodes the following proteins:
- the ATJ6 gene encoding J-domain protein 6 (J-domain protein 6 (ATJ6); FUNCTIONS IN: unfolded protein binding, heat shock protein binding; INVOLVED IN: protein folding; LOCATED IN: nucleus; EXPRESSED IN: 25 plant structures; EXPRESSED DURING: 15 growth stages; CONTAINS InterPro DOMAIN/s: Molecular chaperone, heat shock protein, Hsp40, DnaJ (InterPro:IPR015609), Heat shock protein DnaJ, N-terminal (InterPro:IPR001623), Heat shock protein DnaJ (InterPro:IPR003095); BEST Arabidopsis thaliana protein match is: Chaperone DnaJ-domain superfamily protein (TAIR:AT3G12170.1); Has 1807 Blast hits to 1807 proteins in 277 species: Archae - 0; Bacteria - 0; Metazoa - 736; Fungi - 347; Plants - 385; Viruses - 0; Other Eukaryotes - 339 (source: NCBI BLink).) produces MGRKKKSRASTTEEDEIEMDNAGPSSETSLYEVLGVERRATSQEIRKAYHKLALKLHPDKNQDDKEAKDKFQQLQKVISILGDEEKRAVYDQTGSIDDADIPGDAFENLRDFFRDMYKKVNEADIEEFEANYRGSESEKKDLLELFNKFKGKMNRLFCSMLCSDPKLDSHRFKDMLDEAIAAGEVKSSKAYEKWANKISETKPPTSPLRKRKKKKSAAKDSETDLCLMIAKRQEERKGKVDSMFSSLISRYGGDAEAEPTEEEFEAAQRRIESKRKPSKKSRGK; encoded by the exons ATGGGTAGGAAAAAGAAATCTAGGGCTTCGACAAccgaagaagatgagattgaGATGGATAATGCTGGCCCATCCTCTGAGACAAGTCTTTACGAG GTTCTTGGAGTTGAAAGAAGAGCCACTTCACAGGAAATAAGAAAAGCATACCATAAGTTGGCATTGAAGCTTCACCCTGATAAAAATCAGGATGATAAG GAAGCTAAAGACAAGTTCCAGCAGCTGCAAAAAGTGATATCAATTCTTggtgatgaagagaaaaggGCAGTCTATGATCAAACTGGCTCAATTGATGATGCT GATATTCCTGGAGATGCGTTTGAGAATTTGCGGGATTTCTTCCGGGACATGTATAAGAAG GTCAACGAAGCTGATATTGAAGAGTTTGAGGCAAACTACAGGGGATCTGAGTCAGAGAAGAAAGACTTGCTTGAGCTTTTCAACAAGTTTAAGGGTAAAATGAACAG GCTATTCTGCTCAATGCTTTGCTCGGACCCCAAGCTTGATTCACACCGTTTCAAAGACATGCTTGATGAGGCCATTGCAGCAG GAGAAGTGAAGTCAAGCAAGGCATATGAGAAATGGGCAAATAAAATTTCAGAAACGAAACCGCCCACCAGTCCattgaggaagaggaagaagaagaa GTCAGCAGCAAAGGATTCAGAGACAGATCTTTGCTTGATGATTGCGAAACGACAAGAGGAGAGGAAAGGGAAGGTGGACTCGATGTTTTCATCACTTATCTCTAGGTATGGTGGTGATGCGGAAGCAGAGCCCACtgaagaagaatttgaagCTGCCCAGAGAAGGattgaaagcaaaagaaaaccatCCAAGAAGTCTAGAGGAAAGTAG
- the FLA21 gene encoding FASCICLIN-like arabinogalactan protein 21 precursor (FASCICLIN-like arabinogalactan protein 21 precursor (FLA21); CONTAINS InterPro DOMAIN/s: FAS1 domain (InterPro:IPR000782); Has 1807 Blast hits to 1807 proteins in 277 species: Archae - 0; Bacteria - 0; Metazoa - 736; Fungi - 347; Plants - 385; Viruses - 0; Other Eukaryotes - 339 (source: NCBI BLink).) produces the protein MGCCSSDCFVYFILSIALAFMAISTTLRSPPDSEPTIPIAFSSSSPSLSLNASNTLRQSNFKAIATLLHISPEIFLSSSPNTTLFAIEDASFFNTSSLHPLFLKQLLHYHTLPLMLSMDDLLKKPQGTCLPTLLHHKSVQISTVNQESRTAEVNHVRITHPDMFLGDSLVIHGVIGPFSPLQPHSDHLIHTPLCQSDTTNKTSNNEEVPVSIDWTRIVQLLSSNGFVPFAIGLHSVLNRIVNDHNHHKNLTGVTILATPNLVSLSSASPFLYEVVRHHILVQRLTYKDFASMSDKATVKTLDPYQDLTITRRNVNSSGGDFMISGVEIVDPDMFSSSNFVIHGISHTLEIPHV, from the coding sequence ATGGGTTGTTGTTCATCAGATTGCTTCGTCTACTTCATCCTCTCCATTGCTTTAGCTTTCATGGCCATCTCCACCACTCTACGTTCACCTCCGGATTCCGAACCCACAATACCCATtgctttttcttcctcttcgccttctctctctttaaacGCCTCAAACACTCTACGGCAATCTAATTTCAAAGCAATAGCCACTCTTCTCCACATCTCCCCTGAgatcttcctctcttcttctcccaaCACAACCCTCTTTGCCATCGAAGATGCTTCCTTCTTCAACACGTCATCGCTTCATCCTTTGTTTCTCAAGCAGCTTCTTCACTATCACACACTCCCTCTTATGCTTTCGATGGATGACCTTCTCAAGAAGCCTCAAGGAACCTGTCTCCCAACGCTTCTCCACCACAAGAGTGTCCAAATATCCACTGttaatcaagaatcaagaacaGCTGAAGTCAATCATGTCCGTATCACACACCCCGACATGTTTCTTGGAGATTCATTGGTCATTCACGGAGTTATTGGACCATTCTCTCCTCTGCAACCTCACAGTGATCATCTTATCCACACACCTTTATGTCAATCtgatacaacaaacaaaaccagtAACAACGAAGAAGTTCCAGTTAGCATAGACTGGACTCGGATTGTTCAGCTTCTAAGTTCAAATGGGTTTGTGCCATTTGCAATTGGATTGCACTCTGTTCTCAACAGGATTGTGAACGATCATAATCATCACAAGAACTTGACCGGTGTAACGATTCTAGCTACACCGAATCTGGTCTCATTGTCATCTGCTTCTCCGTTTTTGTATGAAGTTGTGAGACATCACATTCTTGTTCAACGGCTTACATACAAAGATTTTGCTTCAATGTCTGATAAAGCCACAGTGAAGACATTGGATCCTTACCAAGATCTTACAATCACGAGAAGAAATGTTAATTCGTCTGGAGGAGATTTCATGATTTCTGGAGTTGAGATTGTAGATCCAGATatgttctcttcttccaaCTTTGTAATTCATGGAATATCACACACTCTAGAGATCCCACATGTataa